A stretch of bacterium DNA encodes these proteins:
- a CDS encoding response regulator: protein MAKQKILVVDDEPDLVELVKDVLERNNYFVISARNADLAIKKVKESNPDLIILDLNLPGIGGIEVCRILKRDKKTSSIPIIMLTVKSTETDKIAGLEAGADDYMTKPFSTAELVARTRAVLRRILYAGEPGEVLVSGEIRLDSTEHMVYVMDKKIDLTPKEFNLLYLLMKKKGKVLSRTFLIENIWGYEYLGGTRTVDVHVRHLREKLGEEGKKV, encoded by the coding sequence GTGGCAAAACAGAAGATTTTAGTGGTCGATGATGAACCAGACCTTGTGGAACTGGTCAAAGATGTATTAGAACGGAATAATTACTTTGTCATTTCGGCACGCAATGCTGATCTTGCTATCAAGAAGGTCAAAGAATCTAATCCCGACCTCATAATTTTAGATTTGAATCTCCCGGGTATCGGAGGTATAGAGGTTTGTCGTATTTTGAAGCGAGATAAAAAAACGAGTTCTATTCCCATTATCATGTTGACTGTAAAATCGACTGAGACTGACAAGATTGCTGGGTTGGAAGCAGGAGCTGACGACTATATGACCAAGCCTTTCAGTACAGCTGAACTGGTGGCCAGAACGAGGGCTGTTCTAAGAAGGATTCTCTATGCAGGCGAGCCCGGAGAGGTTCTGGTGTCTGGAGAGATTAGGCTCGATTCAACTGAACATATGGTATATGTAATGGATAAAAAAATCGACCTTACACCAAAAGAGTTTAATCTGCTTTATCTGTTAATGAAAAAAAAGGGCAAAGTGCTCAGCAGAACTTTTCTCATTGAAAATATCTGGGGATACGAATATCTCGGTGGCACAAGAACTGTGGATGTCCACGTGCGCCATTTGAGGGAGAAGCTGGGGGAAGAGGGGAAGAAGGTAG
- a CDS encoding response regulator, whose product MAKRKILVVDDEKYVVELIRDILESGGYKVIPAYNAKEALEKVYTESPDLILLDILMPKVDGYQVCREIRGDLLLSNIPIIMLTVKGGEKDEIKGLGIGADDYIVKPFRPGVLLARVKMVLKRTLRGLEANPLTRLPGNTAIIEDIEERIDGDRLFAVLYFDLDNFKAFNDRYSFELGDKVIQQTARIIIEYIKEMGNPEDFIGHIGGDDFIAITTPDKIDLICSAIIKSFDKKILKFYSSKDRIKGYITGKDRQGNTNKFPIMTITIGVVTNTRRKFSHKGQIVAVGAELKKHIKSLEGSNYIIDRRIK is encoded by the coding sequence ATGGCTAAAAGGAAAATCTTAGTTGTTGATGATGAAAAGTATGTAGTGGAACTGATCAGGGATATCCTGGAATCAGGAGGATATAAGGTTATTCCTGCTTACAACGCTAAGGAGGCACTAGAAAAAGTCTATACCGAATCTCCCGATTTGATTCTCCTGGACATTTTGATGCCCAAGGTAGACGGATATCAGGTTTGCCGGGAGATAAGAGGAGATCTCCTCCTGTCCAATATTCCCATCATTATGTTAACAGTTAAAGGAGGAGAGAAAGATGAAATTAAAGGGTTGGGCATCGGTGCTGATGACTATATAGTAAAGCCTTTCCGGCCGGGTGTTCTCTTAGCCAGGGTGAAGATGGTGCTCAAACGCACACTGCGAGGCTTGGAAGCAAACCCGCTCACTCGTCTTCCTGGCAATACCGCAATCATTGAGGATATCGAAGAGCGTATCGACGGCGACAGACTTTTCGCAGTGCTCTATTTCGACCTTGACAATTTTAAGGCTTTTAACGACAGGTATAGCTTCGAACTCGGGGATAAAGTAATCCAGCAGACAGCCAGGATAATTATCGAATATATAAAAGAGATGGGCAATCCTGAAGATTTTATCGGGCATATTGGCGGAGACGACTTCATCGCCATTACTACGCCGGATAAAATCGATTTAATCTGTTCTGCGATTATTAAATCGTTTGATAAAAAGATTCTTAAATTCTATTCATCAAAAGACCGAATCAAGGGATACATCACAGGGAAAGACAGACAGGGGAACACAAATAAGTTTCCCATAATGACCATAACCATTGGTGTAGTAACCAATACGAGAAGGAAATTTAGCCATAAAGGACAGATTGTAGCAGTAGGTGCTGAGTTAAAGAAGCATATAAAGTCTCTTGAGGGGAGCAATTACATAATAGACAGGAGAATAAAATAG